One window from the genome of Cryobacterium sp. GrIS_2_6 encodes:
- a CDS encoding cytochrome b N-terminal domain-containing protein has translation MSIREERKTEPVEEYYTWTGKARGWLLKHLPADKLLPQDQPSYVASWIYVFGMGAIVSLVFILFSGVVLSLNGPAWYHVSDFGHFVNSVHLWSVELFFITMVVHLWGKYWMAAWRGGRTLTWITGMGAFLVSIVAAFTGYLLQTNFDSQWIAFEGKDALNASGIGAWFNVANLGQIFGFHIVLLPLLVGAVVALHVILVRMHGVVPPIDAAETDAQLSGTDRTEATR, from the coding sequence ATGAGCATCCGCGAGGAACGGAAGACCGAACCGGTCGAGGAGTACTACACCTGGACCGGGAAGGCCAGGGGCTGGCTGCTGAAGCACCTGCCCGCCGACAAACTGCTGCCGCAGGACCAACCGAGCTACGTCGCATCCTGGATCTACGTTTTCGGAATGGGCGCGATCGTCTCGCTCGTCTTCATCCTGTTTTCCGGCGTCGTGCTGAGCCTGAACGGCCCGGCCTGGTACCACGTCTCCGACTTCGGACACTTCGTGAACAGCGTGCACCTCTGGAGCGTCGAGCTCTTCTTCATAACGATGGTCGTGCATCTCTGGGGCAAGTACTGGATGGCCGCCTGGCGCGGCGGGCGCACCCTCACCTGGATCACCGGGATGGGGGCGTTCCTCGTCTCGATCGTCGCGGCATTCACCGGCTACCTGCTGCAGACCAACTTCGACTCGCAGTGGATCGCCTTCGAGGGCAAGGACGCGCTCAACGCCTCCGGCATCGGCGCATGGTTCAACGTGGCCAACCTCGGCCAGATCTTCGGGTTCCACATCGTGCTGCTTCCCCTCTTGGTCGGAGCCGTCGTGGCATTGCACGTGATCCTGGTGCGGATGCACGGGGTCGTCCCCCCGATCGACGCGGCGGAAACCGACGCCCAGCTGAGTGGCACGGACCGGACGGAGGCGACCCGATGA
- a CDS encoding acetylxylan esterase: MSRYDLSLPELRDYRPVVAEPDDFDEFWEDTLADARRFPDEPHLTRVDSPLSQVEVYDMTFNGFAGQPVRAWFLVPAGTTGSLPAVVEYNGYGGGRGLPHENLAWVTAGYAYLFMDTRGQGSVWGSGGETPDPNGTGPSAPGFVTRGIERQHDYYYRRVFTDAARAIDAVRTIDRVDPTRVAVCGGSQGGGIALAAAGLSEGLIGVMPEVPFLCHFERAVEITDGDPYQEIVRYLSVHRDLVEQTFTTLSYFDGVNFAKRATAPALFSVALMDPVCPPSTVFAALNHYAGEADIEVYPFNQHEGGAGHHWLRQAAWLEERIL, encoded by the coding sequence GTGTCTCGCTACGACCTCAGCCTGCCCGAGCTTCGCGACTACCGGCCGGTCGTCGCCGAACCGGACGACTTCGACGAGTTCTGGGAAGACACCCTCGCGGACGCCCGCCGTTTTCCCGACGAACCGCACCTGACCCGGGTCGACTCCCCGCTCAGCCAGGTGGAGGTCTACGACATGACCTTCAACGGTTTCGCGGGACAGCCCGTGCGCGCCTGGTTCCTGGTGCCGGCAGGCACGACCGGCTCACTGCCTGCCGTCGTCGAGTACAACGGCTACGGCGGAGGCCGCGGTCTCCCACACGAGAACCTCGCGTGGGTGACGGCGGGCTATGCCTACCTGTTCATGGACACGCGGGGCCAGGGCAGCGTCTGGGGCTCCGGCGGGGAGACACCCGACCCGAACGGCACCGGGCCGTCCGCCCCCGGGTTCGTGACCCGCGGCATCGAACGGCAGCACGATTACTACTACCGCCGGGTCTTCACGGATGCCGCGCGCGCGATCGACGCCGTGCGCACGATTGACCGGGTCGACCCGACCCGCGTCGCCGTGTGCGGCGGCAGCCAGGGCGGTGGCATCGCTCTCGCGGCCGCTGGCCTCAGCGAGGGACTCATCGGGGTCATGCCCGAAGTGCCGTTCCTCTGCCACTTCGAGCGGGCCGTCGAGATCACCGACGGGGACCCGTACCAGGAGATCGTGCGATACCTCTCGGTGCACCGCGACCTCGTCGAGCAGACCTTCACGACGCTCTCCTACTTCGACGGCGTGAACTTCGCCAAGCGGGCAACGGCTCCCGCGCTCTTCTCCGTCGCTCTGATGGACCCGGTCTGCCCGCCGTCGACGGTCTTCGCCGCCCTCAACCACTACGCGGGCGAGGCGGACATCGAGGTCTACCCGTTCAACCAGCACGAGGGCGGCGCGGGGCACCACTGGCTGCGGCAGGCCGCCTGGCTCGAGGAGCGCATCCTCTAG